Proteins encoded by one window of Dryocola sp. LX212:
- the rplY gene encoding 50S ribosomal protein L25, translating to MFTINVEERKEQGKGASRRLRAANKFPAIIYGGKEAAISIELDHDSVMNLQTKPGFYEEVLTLVVNGKEVKVKVQAVQRHPFKPKLSHIDFVRA from the coding sequence ATGTTTACTATCAATGTTGAAGAACGCAAAGAGCAGGGCAAGGGTGCGAGCCGCCGCCTGCGTGCAGCAAACAAATTCCCAGCTATTATCTACGGTGGCAAAGAAGCTGCAATCTCTATCGAACTGGACCACGACTCCGTAATGAACCTGCAAACTAAGCCAGGTTTCTACGAAGAAGTTCTGACTCTGGTTGTTAACGGTAAAGAAGTAAAAGTGAAGGTTCAGGCTGTTCAGCGTCACCCGTTCAAGCCAAAACTGTCTCACATCGACTTCGTTCGCGCTTAA
- a CDS encoding YejL family protein, with protein MPQISRYSDEQVEELLAELAGVLEKHHAPTDLSLMVLGNMVTNLINTSVASAQRRTLAQSFAQALQASVSEDKAH; from the coding sequence ATGCCACAAATATCCCGTTATAGTGATGAACAAGTAGAAGAGCTGTTGGCCGAGCTGGCTGGCGTGCTGGAAAAACACCATGCGCCTACCGATCTTTCCCTGATGGTTCTGGGAAATATGGTCACCAACCTTATCAACACCAGTGTGGCTTCGGCCCAGCGCCGCACGCTGGCTCAGTCCTTCGCGCAGGCGCTGCAAGCCTCCGTGAGTGAAGACAAAGCTCATTAA
- a CDS encoding Hcp family type VI secretion system effector, whose product MSLPAYLFLYDEKGMLVKGNCTAPGREGAIEVMNSSYGIKLGVDSCTGNMTGARQHDPFVIHKQLDKVSPWLAVAACESKRLQKAVIHYYEIVDAGIETEVYRVTLESVVIASLDFSHVYYPGSTAPNMHEVVGFRSRGIEWNYLKGNIKYDDAWIKLQNREQNNP is encoded by the coding sequence ATGTCATTACCCGCGTATTTATTTCTTTACGATGAAAAAGGCATGCTAGTCAAGGGCAACTGCACGGCCCCTGGCAGGGAGGGCGCTATCGAAGTGATGAACAGCAGCTATGGGATTAAACTCGGTGTGGACAGCTGCACCGGTAACATGACGGGCGCCCGGCAGCACGATCCCTTTGTTATTCATAAACAGCTTGATAAAGTCAGCCCCTGGCTTGCCGTCGCCGCTTGCGAATCAAAAAGGCTGCAGAAAGCGGTAATCCACTATTATGAGATCGTAGACGCCGGAATAGAAACCGAGGTTTATCGGGTGACGTTAGAAAGCGTTGTCATCGCCTCTTTAGATTTCAGCCACGTTTATTACCCCGGCAGTACAGCACCGAATATGCATGAAGTGGTTGGTTTCAGATCCAGAGGAATTGAGTGGAACTACCTTAAAGGCAATATTAAATATGATGATGCCTGGATAAAACTTCAAAACAGGGAGCAGAACAATCCATAA
- the mgtE gene encoding magnesium transporter, producing the protein MSATPKYSTRERAEDRARILQILLTNKAVASGLLGRLPSPDAQTPEQDINELVELVTRLPAPDLADVLEALPSEERDALWSLVKESKRGPVLIEASETVWDDLIEDMSDKELLRALAPLDIDDQIYLAQYLPRDLMGRLLSTLPQDSRTQVRKVLHYDKHSVGAIMDFEVITVRADVTLGVVQRYLRLRGRVPENTDKLFVTSRDKTLLGELGLTTILLHSPETPVLKVMDDNPTCFAPEDHDETAARTFERDNLISAAVIDAAGRLMGRLTIDEIIDVVYEETDSDLRRMGGLSAEEDVFAPVSKAVKARWAWLAINLCTAFVASRVIGMFEHTISQLVALASLMPIVAGIGGNTGNQTITMIVRALALQHIQAGNYSFLVFRELGVALINGIVWGGVMGTVTWLLYDDPALGGVMTLAMVLNLLVAALMGVLIPMIMTRLGKDPAVGSSVMITALTDTGGFFIFLGLATIFLL; encoded by the coding sequence ATGTCAGCCACGCCTAAGTACAGCACCAGAGAGCGCGCCGAAGATCGCGCCCGAATCCTCCAGATCCTTCTCACCAATAAAGCCGTCGCCAGCGGCCTTCTCGGGCGTTTACCTTCGCCCGATGCGCAAACGCCAGAGCAGGATATTAACGAACTTGTCGAACTGGTTACCCGGCTGCCGGCCCCTGACCTTGCGGACGTGCTCGAAGCGCTGCCCAGCGAAGAGCGTGACGCGCTGTGGAGCCTGGTCAAAGAAAGCAAGCGCGGACCGGTACTGATTGAAGCGTCAGAAACCGTCTGGGACGACCTTATCGAAGATATGAGCGATAAAGAGCTGCTGAGAGCGCTGGCCCCGCTCGATATCGACGACCAGATCTATCTTGCGCAGTATCTCCCCCGTGACCTGATGGGGCGCCTGCTGTCTACGCTACCTCAGGATTCACGCACCCAGGTGCGGAAAGTCCTGCACTACGACAAGCACAGCGTCGGCGCGATCATGGACTTTGAGGTGATAACCGTACGTGCCGACGTTACGCTGGGCGTTGTTCAGCGTTATCTCCGCCTGCGTGGCAGGGTGCCGGAAAACACCGATAAACTGTTTGTCACCAGCCGCGACAAGACGCTGTTGGGCGAACTGGGTCTGACCACCATCCTGCTTCACTCCCCTGAAACACCTGTACTGAAGGTGATGGATGATAACCCGACGTGCTTTGCCCCCGAAGATCACGACGAGACTGCGGCCCGCACCTTTGAAAGGGATAACCTTATCAGCGCCGCCGTCATCGACGCTGCGGGCAGGCTGATGGGTCGCCTTACCATCGATGAAATCATTGACGTAGTTTATGAGGAAACGGATAGCGATTTACGCCGCATGGGTGGCTTAAGCGCGGAAGAAGATGTTTTTGCACCGGTGAGCAAGGCGGTTAAAGCGCGCTGGGCATGGCTGGCGATAAACCTTTGCACGGCGTTCGTTGCCTCGCGCGTCATCGGGATGTTCGAACATACCATCTCGCAGCTGGTGGCCCTGGCCTCGCTAATGCCGATTGTGGCGGGGATCGGTGGCAACACTGGCAACCAAACCATTACCATGATTGTTCGCGCGCTGGCCCTGCAGCATATCCAGGCGGGTAACTACTCGTTTTTAGTTTTTCGCGAGCTGGGCGTGGCGCTGATCAACGGGATTGTCTGGGGTGGGGTAATGGGCACCGTCACCTGGCTATTGTATGACGATCCCGCACTGGGTGGGGTGATGACGCTGGCGATGGTTTTAAACCTGCTGGTCGCGGCATTAATGGGCGTGCTGATCCCCATGATCATGACCAGGCTCGGAAAAGATCCGGCGGTAGGTTCCAGCGTGATGATCACCGCCCTGACGGATACCGGCGGCTTCTTTATATTTCTCGGACTGGCGACAATTTTCCTGCTTTGA
- a CDS encoding putative T6SS immunity periplasmic lipoprotein produces MKRLIILLSFLLSGCPGGNPPPHPRATFIDGEHLCFSLDSKDVLDYYRIESNENIKNSLITYEDDLHLSYPNDCISFKWRYGYSYAITYSLNNNKYVHEFFIDNNGRLTHLGDL; encoded by the coding sequence ATGAAACGACTAATTATTTTACTATCATTCCTGCTGTCAGGCTGTCCGGGCGGAAACCCGCCCCCTCATCCAAGAGCTACGTTCATTGATGGTGAACATCTTTGCTTCAGTTTAGATAGCAAAGATGTGCTCGATTATTATCGCATTGAATCAAATGAAAATATAAAAAATAGCCTGATAACATATGAAGATGACTTACATCTTTCTTACCCCAATGATTGTATAAGTTTCAAATGGCGCTACGGATATTCGTATGCCATTACGTATAGCCTAAATAACAACAAATATGTGCATGAATTTTTTATAGATAACAATGGACGTTTAACCCATCTGGGAGATTTATAA
- a CDS encoding helix-turn-helix domain-containing protein, translated as MKIQTFDSVWDAISDTPEQAENMKVRAQLMQALQNWIERKELSQAEAAEVLGLSQPRVSELMRGKIQLFSVDRLITIMAAVGMHISSIEICETAAA; from the coding sequence ATGAAAATTCAGACCTTCGACAGCGTCTGGGATGCCATCAGTGACACCCCCGAGCAAGCAGAAAACATGAAGGTGCGTGCGCAGCTTATGCAGGCCTTACAGAACTGGATTGAGCGTAAAGAACTTAGCCAGGCGGAGGCCGCAGAAGTGCTGGGGCTTAGCCAGCCTCGCGTATCTGAACTGATGCGTGGAAAAATACAGCTGTTTAGTGTCGACAGGCTTATTACCATCATGGCTGCCGTTGGGATGCATATTAGCAGTATTGAAATCTGCGAAACCGCAGCGGCTTAA
- a CDS encoding DEAD/DEAH box helicase, translated as MSFTLRPYQQEAVDATLAHFRKHLEPAVIVLPTGAGKSLVIAELARIARGRVLVLAHVKELVAQNHAKYRALGLEADIFAAGLSRKESRGKVVFGSVQSVARNLDQFHGEFSLLIVDECHRIGESDDSQYQQILSHLRTANPKLRLLGLTATPYRLGKGWIYHFHYHGMVRGDEKALFRDCIYELPLRYMIKNGYLTPPERLDMPVVQYDFSRLEAQSNGLFSEADLNRELKQQKRITPHIISQIVEFAAQRRGVMIFAATVEHAKEITALLPATDAALITADTPGPVRDTLIEAFKQQQFRYLVNVAVLTTGFDAPHVDLIAILRPTESVSLYQQIVGRGLRLSPGKTDCLILDYAGNPHDLFTPEVGNAKGKSDNVPVQVFCPSCGFANTFWGKTTVDGTLIEHFGRRCQGWFEDDEGHREQCDYRFRFKNCPQCNAENDIAARRCHTCDHVLVDPDDMLKAALKLKDALVLRCSGMALLQGGDAKGDWLKIIYYDEDGADVSERFRLHTPAQRMAFEQLFIRPHSRAPGVPLRWITAADVVTQQALLRHPDFVVARKNGNFWNVREKVFDYEGRYRRANELRG; from the coding sequence ATGTCCTTTACTCTACGCCCGTACCAGCAAGAAGCGGTGGATGCCACCCTCGCCCATTTTCGCAAGCACCTTGAGCCTGCTGTTATCGTGCTGCCTACCGGCGCAGGCAAAAGCCTGGTGATCGCCGAGCTGGCGCGAATTGCCCGTGGACGCGTGTTGGTACTTGCTCATGTCAAAGAGCTGGTTGCCCAGAATCATGCAAAATATCGCGCGCTGGGGCTTGAGGCCGATATCTTTGCCGCCGGTCTGTCGCGTAAAGAGAGCCGCGGCAAAGTGGTTTTCGGCAGCGTTCAGTCCGTAGCGCGAAATCTCGACCAGTTTCACGGTGAGTTTTCGCTGCTGATCGTGGACGAATGCCACCGCATCGGCGAGTCCGACGACAGCCAGTATCAGCAAATACTTTCTCACCTGCGAACCGCCAATCCAAAGCTGCGCCTGCTTGGGCTGACCGCAACGCCCTATCGTCTTGGCAAAGGCTGGATTTATCACTTTCATTATCACGGCATGGTGCGCGGCGATGAAAAAGCGCTGTTTCGCGACTGCATCTACGAGCTGCCGCTGCGCTATATGATTAAAAACGGTTATCTGACGCCGCCTGAGCGGCTGGACATGCCTGTTGTGCAGTATGATTTCAGCCGCCTGGAGGCCCAATCCAACGGCTTATTCAGCGAAGCCGATCTTAACCGCGAGCTAAAACAGCAAAAGCGCATCACGCCCCATATCATCAGCCAGATTGTAGAATTTGCCGCCCAGCGGCGTGGCGTGATGATTTTTGCCGCCACCGTTGAACACGCGAAGGAAATAACCGCCCTGCTGCCCGCAACCGACGCCGCGCTGATCACCGCAGACACGCCCGGCCCGGTTCGGGATACGTTGATAGAAGCTTTCAAACAGCAGCAGTTCCGCTATCTGGTCAACGTGGCGGTGCTGACCACCGGTTTTGATGCACCCCATGTGGATTTGATTGCCATCCTACGACCAACGGAATCAGTAAGTCTTTACCAACAGATCGTGGGGCGCGGGCTGCGCCTGTCGCCTGGTAAAACCGACTGCCTGATTCTGGACTATGCCGGTAACCCGCACGATCTCTTTACCCCGGAAGTTGGCAACGCGAAAGGAAAAAGTGACAACGTGCCGGTGCAGGTTTTTTGCCCTTCCTGCGGCTTTGCCAATACTTTCTGGGGCAAAACCACCGTCGACGGCACCCTCATTGAGCATTTTGGCCGCCGCTGTCAGGGCTGGTTTGAAGATGACGAAGGGCATCGCGAGCAGTGCGATTACCGCTTCCGCTTCAAAAATTGCCCGCAGTGCAATGCGGAGAACGATATTGCCGCCCGCCGCTGCCACACCTGTGACCATGTGCTGGTCGACCCGGACGACATGCTGAAGGCGGCGCTGAAGCTGAAAGATGCGCTGGTCCTGCGCTGCAGCGGTATGGCGCTGCTGCAGGGCGGCGATGCGAAAGGCGACTGGCTGAAAATCATCTATTATGACGAGGACGGAGCGGATGTAAGCGAGCGCTTCCGTCTGCACACCCCGGCCCAGCGCATGGCCTTCGAGCAGCTGTTTATCCGCCCTCACAGCCGCGCACCGGGCGTCCCCTTGCGCTGGATAACGGCGGCTGACGTTGTCACCCAGCAGGCGCTCCTGCGCCATCCTGATTTTGTCGTCGCCCGTAAAAACGGCAACTTCTGGAACGTTCGGGAAAAGGTATTCGACTACGAAGGGCGCTACCGTCGGGCAAATGAATTGCGCGGTTAA
- a CDS encoding multidrug ABC transporter permease/ATP-binding protein: MELLRVVYRQYRWPFIMVMVLSLASAALGIGLIAFINQRLIETPDISLSVLPEFLGLLLLLMAVTLGSQLALTTLGHHFVYRLRSEFIKRLMDTHVERVEQLGSAALLAGLTSDVRNITIAFVRLPELVQGIILTFGSAAYLAWLSPKMLAVTAVWVAITIFGGFVLVARVYKHLARLRDIEDQLYNDYQTVIEGRKELALNRERAERLYEDTYVPHASDYRSHIIRADTFHLSAVNWSNIMMLGVIGLVFWMANSLGWSDTNVAATFSLTLLFLRTPMLSAVGALPTLLSAQVAFNKLKKFELAPYDATFPRSKEAGQWQTLEMRDVVFKYGDNAFSVGPLNLKIERGELIFLIGGNGSGKSTLAMLLTGLYHPVSGAIYLDGRQIDAGSMDDYRKLFSAVFTDVWLFDRLLGQQGAQAKPELVASWLERLKMSEKLELDNSTILNLKLSKGQKKRVALLLALAEERDIILLDEWAADQDPHFRREFYQELLPLMQQMGKTIFAISHDDHYFIHADRLLEMRKGQLSELTGHERDSASRDAVARTGS, translated from the coding sequence ATGGAACTTTTACGCGTAGTTTACCGGCAGTACCGCTGGCCATTTATCATGGTGATGGTCCTGAGCCTCGCCAGCGCCGCGCTGGGCATCGGCCTGATTGCCTTTATCAACCAGCGGCTGATTGAAACCCCGGATATTTCTCTGTCGGTACTCCCCGAGTTCCTCGGTCTGCTGCTGCTTCTGATGGCGGTAACGCTTGGCTCGCAGCTGGCGCTTACCACGCTCGGCCACCATTTCGTCTACCGCCTGCGCAGTGAATTCATTAAGCGCCTGATGGACACCCACGTCGAGCGCGTTGAGCAGCTTGGCAGCGCTGCGCTGCTAGCGGGCCTGACCAGTGACGTGCGTAACATCACCATCGCCTTCGTGCGCTTGCCCGAGCTGGTGCAGGGGATCATTTTGACCTTCGGTTCTGCCGCGTATCTGGCGTGGCTCTCGCCAAAAATGCTGGCGGTGACCGCCGTCTGGGTGGCGATTACGATTTTCGGCGGCTTCGTGCTGGTGGCCCGCGTCTATAAGCATCTCGCCAGGTTGCGCGACATCGAGGATCAGCTTTATAACGATTACCAGACGGTTATCGAAGGCCGTAAAGAGCTGGCGCTGAACCGCGAGCGTGCTGAACGCCTTTACGAAGATACCTATGTTCCTCACGCCAGCGATTACCGCAGCCATATTATTCGCGCCGACACCTTCCACCTGAGCGCCGTTAACTGGTCAAATATTATGATGCTGGGCGTGATTGGCCTGGTGTTCTGGATGGCTAATAGCCTCGGCTGGTCGGATACTAACGTCGCTGCGACCTTCTCGCTGACGCTGCTTTTCCTGCGTACGCCGATGCTTTCCGCCGTTGGTGCGCTGCCGACGCTGCTAAGCGCACAGGTGGCGTTCAACAAGTTGAAAAAATTTGAGCTCGCCCCTTACGACGCGACTTTCCCTCGCTCTAAAGAAGCGGGGCAGTGGCAGACGCTGGAGATGCGCGACGTCGTCTTTAAATATGGCGACAACGCCTTTTCCGTCGGGCCGCTGAATCTGAAGATTGAACGCGGCGAACTCATCTTCCTGATTGGCGGCAACGGCAGCGGAAAATCGACGCTGGCGATGCTGTTGACCGGCCTTTATCACCCGGTTTCCGGCGCGATTTACCTCGACGGCAGGCAGATCGACGCCGGCAGTATGGACGACTACCGCAAGCTCTTCTCCGCGGTCTTTACCGACGTCTGGCTGTTCGACCGGCTGCTGGGGCAGCAGGGTGCACAGGCTAAGCCCGAGCTGGTTGCCAGCTGGCTTGAACGCCTGAAAATGAGCGAAAAGCTGGAGCTGGACAACAGCACCATCCTCAATCTGAAGCTCTCCAAAGGGCAGAAAAAACGCGTGGCGTTGCTGTTGGCGCTGGCAGAAGAGCGGGACATTATCCTGCTCGACGAGTGGGCCGCCGATCAGGATCCCCACTTCCGCCGGGAGTTTTACCAGGAGCTGCTGCCGCTGATGCAGCAGATGGGCAAAACGATTTTCGCCATCAGCCACGACGACCACTACTTTATCCACGCCGATCGCCTGCTGGAGATGCGTAAAGGGCAGCTTAGCGAACTGACCGGGCACGAACGTGACAGCGCATCCCGGGATGCGGTAGCCAGAACGGGAAGTTAA
- a CDS encoding type IV secretion protein Rhs has translation MPVDESIEPTSGTRIQPGGVRQLTTGEIALAKNLYGYSIKYSQVWVHRESYLPFNLQPVDVAMSPNGEMWFREETYSPDFSLEFKIDKKHRFMHEMMHVWQSHKGMFVRTRGLFSRFADYTYSLDKADLLHYGLEQQASIVSDYWLLLNMGFEGRKGLYDYRDYDPHESIYSLIARYKAVLKGFPG, from the coding sequence ATGCCGGTAGATGAAAGCATAGAACCCACATCAGGTACGCGGATCCAACCCGGAGGGGTAAGACAGCTGACGACAGGAGAAATAGCCTTAGCAAAAAACTTATACGGTTATAGCATTAAATACAGCCAGGTTTGGGTACACAGAGAAAGCTATCTGCCCTTTAATTTGCAGCCTGTCGACGTTGCAATGAGTCCGAACGGCGAGATGTGGTTCAGAGAAGAGACCTACTCCCCGGACTTTTCTTTAGAATTCAAAATCGATAAAAAACACAGATTTATGCATGAGATGATGCATGTCTGGCAATCCCACAAAGGTATGTTCGTCAGAACCAGGGGACTATTCTCACGTTTCGCCGATTACACTTACAGCCTGGATAAAGCTGATTTACTTCACTATGGATTAGAGCAGCAGGCTTCGATAGTCAGTGATTATTGGCTCTTGCTTAACATGGGTTTTGAAGGGAGAAAAGGATTATATGATTATCGAGATTACGATCCTCATGAGTCGATATATTCTCTGATAGCCAGATACAAGGCAGTATTAAAAGGATTTCCCGGATGA
- the yejM gene encoding LPS biosynthesis-modulating metalloenzyme YejM — MVTNRQRYREKVSQMVSWGHWFALFNILLATLLGSRYLFVADWPTTLTGRIFSYLSVIGHFSFVVFAAYLLLLFPLTFVVMSQRLMRFLSVAFATAGLTLLLIDSEVFTRFHLHLNPVVWELVINPDRSEMARDWQLMFISVPVILLIEMLFATWSWQKLRSLGRRRHFARPLVALFFVAFFSSHILYIWADANFYRPITMQRANLPLSYPMTARRFLEKHGLLDAKEYQRRLVEQGNPEAVSVQYPLSNLQFSDMGTGHNVLLITVDGLNASRIAKDLPSLNQFAQSNVNFTQHMSAGNGTDNGIFGLFYGISPAYMDGVLSARIPAALITALNQQGYQLGLFASDGFNSSMYRQALLSDFSLPSAKSQSDSETASQWINWLNQYASEDNRWFSWIAFNGTSITDDSNQQAFTRRYARAAHNVDAQIQRVLDGLKATGKLENTVVIITAGHGVPLGSDRDSFAWSRSRIQVPLVIHWPGTPAQIVGKLTDHQDIMTTLMQRLLHVKTPPNEYSQGEDLFAATRRNNWVVGADNNSLAVTMPQMTLVLDNNGNYRIYDLQGERVEETKPQLGLLLQVLTDEKRFIAN; from the coding sequence ATGGTGACTAACCGTCAGCGCTACCGCGAAAAAGTTTCCCAGATGGTCAGTTGGGGACACTGGTTCGCCCTGTTTAATATCCTGCTGGCCACGCTGCTGGGTAGCCGCTATTTGTTCGTCGCCGACTGGCCAACGACGCTGACCGGGCGCATCTTCTCGTACCTGAGCGTTATTGGTCACTTTAGCTTTGTGGTATTTGCGGCGTATCTGCTACTACTCTTCCCGCTGACCTTTGTCGTCATGTCGCAGCGGCTAATGCGCTTCCTGTCGGTGGCTTTTGCCACGGCGGGCCTGACGCTGCTGCTTATCGACAGCGAAGTCTTTACCCGTTTCCACCTCCATCTCAACCCTGTTGTCTGGGAACTGGTGATTAATCCCGATCGGAGCGAAATGGCGCGCGACTGGCAGCTTATGTTTATCAGCGTGCCGGTGATCCTGCTGATTGAGATGCTGTTTGCGACCTGGAGCTGGCAGAAGCTGCGCAGCCTGGGACGGCGCAGACACTTTGCCAGACCGCTCGTGGCCCTGTTCTTTGTGGCCTTCTTCAGCAGCCATATTTTGTACATCTGGGCGGATGCGAATTTCTATCGCCCGATCACTATGCAGCGCGCAAACCTGCCGCTGTCCTATCCGATGACGGCCCGTCGCTTCCTCGAGAAGCACGGCCTGCTGGATGCAAAAGAGTACCAGCGTCGTCTCGTTGAGCAGGGTAATCCGGAGGCGGTATCGGTACAGTACCCACTGAGCAACCTGCAGTTCAGCGATATGGGTACCGGACATAACGTGCTGCTGATTACCGTTGATGGCCTGAACGCCTCGCGCATAGCCAAAGACCTGCCTTCCCTTAATCAGTTCGCCCAGAGCAACGTGAACTTCACGCAGCACATGAGCGCGGGTAACGGGACGGATAACGGCATCTTCGGCCTGTTCTACGGTATTTCACCGGCCTATATGGACGGTGTGCTTTCCGCCCGCATTCCGGCCGCGCTGATCACCGCGCTTAACCAGCAGGGCTATCAGCTCGGCCTGTTCGCATCTGACGGGTTTAACTCGTCCATGTATCGTCAGGCGCTGCTCTCTGACTTCTCTTTACCGTCGGCCAAAAGCCAGTCGGACAGCGAAACCGCCTCGCAGTGGATCAACTGGCTGAACCAGTACGCATCCGAAGACAACCGCTGGTTCTCCTGGATTGCCTTTAACGGCACCAGCATTACCGACGACAGCAATCAGCAGGCCTTCACCCGCCGCTATGCCCGCGCGGCCCATAATGTGGATGCACAGATTCAGCGGGTGCTGGACGGCCTGAAGGCCACCGGCAAGCTCGAGAATACCGTGGTGATCATCACCGCCGGTCATGGCGTGCCGCTAGGCAGCGACAGGGACTCCTTCGCCTGGTCACGTTCACGTATTCAGGTCCCGCTGGTCATTCACTGGCCAGGCACGCCGGCACAAATCGTCGGCAAGCTGACCGATCATCAGGATATTATGACGACCCTGATGCAGCGTCTGCTGCATGTTAAAACCCCGCCGAATGAGTATTCGCAGGGTGAAGATTTGTTTGCCGCCACCCGTCGTAATAACTGGGTAGTGGGTGCGGATAACAACAGCCTGGCGGTGACTATGCCGCAGATGACTCTGGTACTGGATAATAACGGTAACTACCGCATCTATGATTTGCAGGGCGAGCGCGTGGAGGAGACTAAGCCGCAGCTGGGGCTTCTGCTTCAGGTTCTGACGGATGAGAAGCGCTTCATCGCTAACTGA
- a CDS encoding type II toxin-antitoxin system RelE/ParE family toxin encodes MPKPVSFIDTSLADLRQFPMDARKEAGYQLDKVQHGFDPDDWRPFTAVGPGVKEIRIRDEQGIYRVMYVAKFEEAVYVLHCFQKKTQTTRGKDVELAAQRFRALLVERNK; translated from the coding sequence ATGCCTAAGCCAGTCAGTTTCATTGATACAAGCCTTGCAGATTTGCGGCAGTTTCCAATGGATGCAAGAAAAGAGGCCGGGTATCAGCTTGATAAAGTACAGCATGGTTTTGATCCCGATGACTGGCGGCCCTTTACCGCTGTAGGACCGGGAGTAAAGGAGATACGCATCAGGGATGAGCAGGGGATTTATCGCGTAATGTATGTCGCGAAGTTTGAAGAAGCGGTGTACGTGCTTCACTGTTTTCAGAAGAAAACTCAAACCACTCGTGGCAAAGATGTTGAGCTGGCGGCGCAGCGATTTCGTGCGCTGCTTGTGGAGAGAAATAAATGA
- the yejK gene encoding nucleoid-associated protein YejK, translating to MSLDINQIALHQLIKRGEETLEVVLRDSLLATNGAVEEMMAELHRVYSAKNKAYGLFSEESELAEALRSQRRGDEDFLAFSRAATGRLRDELAKYPFADGGIVLFCHYRYLAVEYLLVAVLNNLSSMRVNEELDISSTHYLDINHADIVARVDLTEWETNPESTRYLTFLRGRVGRKVSDFFMDFLGASEGLNAKAQNKGLLQALDDFTNEAQLDKNERQTARQQVYAYCNEQLQAGEEIELSSLADELPWAVDDKNFQQFTAEKGYELEESFPADRSTLRQLTKYAGSGGGLTINFDAMLLGERIFWDPATDTLTIKGTPPNLRDQLQRRSSGK from the coding sequence ATGAGTCTGGATATCAACCAGATTGCCCTGCATCAGCTTATCAAGCGTGGCGAAGAGACGCTTGAAGTGGTGCTGCGCGATTCCCTGCTGGCAACTAACGGTGCCGTAGAAGAGATGATGGCTGAGCTGCACCGTGTGTATAGCGCCAAAAATAAAGCTTACGGCCTGTTCAGCGAAGAGAGTGAACTGGCAGAAGCACTACGTTCACAGCGCAGAGGGGATGAGGATTTCCTTGCCTTTAGCCGTGCGGCGACCGGTCGTCTGCGTGATGAACTGGCAAAATATCCCTTTGCGGATGGCGGTATCGTCCTGTTCTGCCACTATCGTTACCTGGCCGTGGAGTATCTTCTGGTGGCGGTGCTCAACAACCTGAGCAGCATGCGCGTCAACGAAGAGCTGGATATCAGCTCCACGCACTATCTGGATATCAACCACGCCGATATCGTGGCAAGGGTCGATCTGACCGAATGGGAAACGAATCCTGAATCCACCCGTTACCTGACCTTCCTCAGAGGGCGCGTCGGCCGTAAGGTATCCGATTTCTTCATGGATTTCCTCGGCGCCAGCGAAGGGCTGAATGCCAAAGCGCAGAACAAAGGCCTGCTACAGGCGCTGGATGACTTCACCAACGAAGCGCAGCTGGACAAGAATGAGCGCCAGACGGCTCGCCAGCAGGTATACGCCTACTGCAACGAGCAGCTGCAGGCCGGTGAAGAAATCGAGCTGTCGTCCCTGGCGGATGAGCTGCCGTGGGCCGTCGATGACAAAAACTTCCAGCAGTTCACCGCGGAAAAAGGCTACGAGCTGGAAGAGAGCTTCCCGGCGGATCGCAGCACCCTGCGCCAACTGACCAAATATGCCGGCAGCGGCGGTGGCTTAACGATTAACTTCGACGCCATGCTGCTCGGTGAGCGCATCTTCTGGGATCCGGCTACTGACACCCTGACCATCAAAGGCACCCCACCAAACCTGCGCGATCAGCTCCAGCGCCGCAGTTCAGGCAAGTAA